The window GCAGAGCACCAAATAGTTCATTGTAAAACCACTGTCGGAGAGCTAAAAGGAAGgatttatttccaacatggagGGTGTAGCAGTGGACAACCTCATAGACTTTGACCTGCCCTCAGACGCCACAGCTCATAGTGTGGATGGAGGCCAACACCAGGACCATACAGACATTTTCTCCCCAGAGCCCGTGTCCTCCATGGGAGTTCAACAGCAGCCCCTACTGCCGGAGCCCATGGCACCCACCAAGTCCAGctcacaccaccaccaccaccaccacaaccatCACCAAGATGAGGGCGAAAACGAGAGTGACGCTACAGAGTCGGCAGACAGCGAGAACGACATGGACCCGCCCTCTCATACGTGGGAGCTGAGACGGTCATCATCCTCGTCCGCTCACAGCGGGGAGGAAGCTGATGCTGAGACAGTGGAGAGGAGGCAGTTCATGAAGGCTTATGTGGAGAAAGTGTTTCATGGAAAGTAAGTTctcatttttgtgtttcattttgttttttcattttgtgtgtgtgtgtaaacatatAGGGTGTATGATAAACCATAGGCATGTAAGCAGTCATCACATAAAGGGATACTTTGACCTTTTTTATTTAAgataattattgtttttcacctaactgcttgttttgtttgtgcagaTGGAATTTGCAGTTTTGGTCCAAAACATGCAGGTCATTTGCATAAATATATGCAATAGTTTGCATTGTGCTAAGCAGAGTGTTACAGAGCAGCATAGAAACAGTCCAGAGCAGTTCATAGAGACATTGCACTCACTCAGCTGTTAGCTCCATCCTCTGACTGATGTTGGAGCAGGACACACTGTGTGGCTGGATGGCAGCCACCACATTATGGGTGCAGGAGACCTACCCCAGCTGCAAGTATTGTTTAAGATGGACGTGATGGTCCCCTCGGCCCTCGTCCTGCGGGGAGTCCAGGCTCAGCTCTGTGACTGTCAGACTATTTGTTCAACCCTCTGGCATCAATAACCTTGATGGTGGCTCCTTAGAACACAACAGtgctgcagttttgttttgttttcttacatttttaacatttaactttCCCATTACTTGATAACTAGACAACTTTCTCCTGTCACGCTCCCCatctgacatgttttattttttgtggttGGCAGTGATTTCCCTTTCTATTTCTATTATGTCTCAGCATATTGTCTAGCTACATGGTGCAAAGAATTTCCTCTTCTTCAGGCAGTGTATTCTGTCATATTTAGATCGACACTGTTCCATTTTGTCACCCAGAGAGGCTAGAAACATCCACCCTGTCTGGGACTCTCCCATGACTCACCAGCAGAGGCCCATAGGGGACAGTAGTTCGACTGATGCATTGAGTATTTGACAAGAAATCCAATGTGAGCAAGATGAAATGCTAAAAGGGCACTCCTAAATGTCAGGGTATCTTGTTAGTGcccttattttttatttcacagacaCTTCTCAAACTTTTAAGGGCATTTTTGCCTGAAGGCAATTCATGTATTGCTGTCAAGTAATCTGCTAGCTGTAGGCCACTGAGCTTCTTGGTCAGTGGCCTACTGAAAGCAGATTAACACTGTGACCTTAGCTGTAATGTCATAACTACTTACAAGTCTGGTTCTTCAGCACCTGCTGCCCTTTATGCATCACTCTGTAGAGGAACGATTCAACATTTGTCCTTAAAAGTTCTCTGGGTTGCCTGTTAACGTTGTTAGCTCAGCTGTCCAAACCAATATGTAACACTACCGAGCTGTTATGCAACTCCACACTTGACATTGCCAAAAAATagaatttatttgacagttcactgatttttatgcattttttttatccattaaaTTCTTCAAACAGGTCTCTGTTGTTGCAGTGTTCACAAAAACTCTTTTCTCTGTCAGATGTTGAAGTTATATCATCAATCCAATACATTTGTAGGTACACAAAACCAGCTGTGAAGAGGCTTGTCTTTTCACAGGGTCTGTAAATTAGGGCCATAATGAATTTTTGCACCATGTTTTCACAGGGAGGACTTTGACCAGGAAGAGAAGGCTCGTTTTGGAGAGCTGTGCAGTGGAGAGAATGGCAAAGGCAGGGAGTGGTTTGCCAAATATGTCAGCGCACAGGTGTGgggaaatgatgaatgaatgaaatgaatgactGTAGTATATAATAACAGCAGGAGTTTCCAGTAAGTCAAATGAGTAGTAGTTATCAGATGTTCAGTATTATGGGATTACCTCATTTTCTTGACTTAGGAGACATTTCACAGATATAGAATTTCAAACCATTTCAAACTGTTGATAATAATCAGTTTATCATTTTATGTTGAATATTCCCTTTCATAAATAAGGAACATGAAATTAGACCACCTATTCtactataaaaaataatattgacATGAATGCAGGAAATCAAACCTAAAGTTCTAGTGGATTCCTAGATCATTTCTCAAATATATCaagttgtttatttgtgatAGTAGTAAAATGCTCTGATTTTGTGTCTATATTCTTATACTTGCACTCTTTACTGAACAAGCTGATAACTCTTGTACTGCGTTCACAGCGCTGCCACTCTAAATGTGTGAGTGAAGCTACCTTCTACAGACTGGTGCAGTCTTTTGCAGTCGTGCTGTTTGAGTAAGTCAATCTGTgcctgatttatttattattattgttgttgatatACATATTAGATTTTATATAGTCTATATTAGACTTACTTACTGTATTCAGAGTAAAGCCTGTCATATACAAGCAGCTGAGTgtcaattcattttaaaatactttcgTAAGTAATCAAcctatgtactgtatatgatggACAAGATGAATTTTTGGCAAaggttttgtgttgtttgaatTCATTGGAGACCATTATTATAATGGTTTAACTATATCTGACTTTGACTGAGGGCAAAAAGCTACAGCATTTTTCATGAATTCTACCAGGATTTTTTGACAGGTTGATCTCTAAAGCAATGGTGTGTGTtgggtttggttttttttttttgtttttttttgcagatgttACCAGATGGATGACTACAGCCCAGCCAAAAATCTCATGACTATGTGTTTCACATACTATTATGTTGGTAAGGTCAAATTTAATCTCTTAACACATCTTCACACTCTGTATCTGTTATCTTTGTCACTTTAGAGTGACATCTATTTTCAGAGTTTCAGAGTTGCTGTTGTCATGAAGTTAACACTTTCGTCTTCTATGccacaaaaaacactgatttgaAAAACTTTGATaaattttgaataaatacagaattaattgcaaataaaacatgcaaaattaaaaaaaaaaaaacccaaaaaaacatcaaaaaaccaaaaacaactgTAGGTGAATAACACTTGGTGCTGATTCAGACTAAGTTACCACCACAGGTTGTCCGTGTGGTTTCTCTTGCAGCAACACCACACAGATAGAGACTTTGTGGTGTTGCATGAAGGTACTGTTTGTACTTTGGCAAACAGGAAGCTTTGAATGATTAGTATACCACCATGGTGCAGTACATTGCATCCACATCCGTCTGTAGAAAGGTCTGcgatgatttttttaaaatgtcaataaaagcTGCACTGTAAGCAACTTTGCGCAGTCATGAAAATGGCCACAAAAAGATACCTGGTTGTTATTTCTTTATGAGTATAACATTTGCTTTtgatggaaaatggaaaaaaactgcaaagtgAGTACCTGCTTCAAAGGAAGAGCCACTATACATGTTTATAGTCTGTGAATTGGTCCATCCTAAACTGATCGATTAATTAGTGTTTACAGTTCCAGCTGACAAAGTTCAAACTAGCTAGGATGAAGCTAATTTGTTTATTAAGTTTTATGcctgtttttcatgtttcttaatgcctcttctcttcttcttcatgctcAGGAAAGTCGCAGCCGTCTCCCTCGGAGCTGCTGGATCGTGGTGGTCCTCCAGCTGCTCTGGACTCATACCTGAACAAGGCCAACTCCTGGCTGTCTGGGAAGAAGGATGCTGCTGAGCGCCTCCTTAAAAACACATCCAAGACTGATGTCAAGGGCTTCTTTGGAGGCCTAGAGAGCAAGCTGAGGAGCTCAATGGCGACAAAGACAGAGTGCGCAAATGCATCTTCTTCCAGTCATTTTCATGAACATATTAATATGTTAGTTTCtaactctttctttcttctcctacCATTCTACATCCTCCTCTGCAGGGATGGAGAAAGCCCAGTTGAAACAAAGTCCAAATCACCAGGTATAGTGCACCAAAACGTACATAAACTCCACATATTAAAGGGGACTgggtatttaaaaaaaaaaaaatctttctccTGCTCAGCTGCTCTgtcctttttaataaaatgtggTTTAGAAATGAATTACATTTCCCCCCCAGTGTCTGAGGctgcagaggaaaagaaaggggAAAAGGTGTACCTGTACACCCACCTGAAGCAACAACCCATCTGGTAAGTTAAGGAAGCTGCTGGTCACATACAACAGATCCACTATTCACCTACATGATGTTTTCCATAGAATACACAATCTATGGCAGGATTGATCAGACATACACAACATCACTCTTTGCTATCACTTCTTCAGATTTGCAGTCTTATTTCTAGTGGTTTAGTGAAGCAGGTCAGGCAGTAGACCTCTAACATGTCATCTTTTCTCAGGCATACACTACGATTTTGGAACGCTGCATTCTTTGATGCCGTCCAttgtgagaggaagaaaaggtcACCAACCACAAGGTGAGTCTGGGTGCATGGATGAATTGATATGAATCTAGGTGGATAAATTATTTAATGGATAATggtatttatttgcatattataATTGAATTGAATGCTGTATGCATTGTGAAAAAATGTGGTTTCATTTAATACATCGGTGgagtggctgtgtgtgtgtatctgtgtcactgtgtctgtcaaatgaaatgtaaataaaactcAGAGATACTGTAATGATGCTCTGCTGGCTTCAGCAAAGAACTGTTTCATAAAGATAAGTCTCACAGTGTTCAGTATGCTTCAGCCTAAACCACCACTGCTGATAATCTCCTGATGCCCCAcaccttctctcttcttctctcctcttctcatccTGTCATAAAATAAGCTGTTGTTGTTCTCCCTCTTTCTGCACGTTGACTTTAACCCTTTGTCTCCTTGTGCCTTGCTGCCGAGCAGGGGAACGCAGGATGAAGAGAAAGACGAGAGGTCTGTCCTTCTATTTGTCCGCTGCCCTAAAAAAAAGACTAGTTAAACTAAGAGAAAAAGGCAGGGAGGTGATGAAGGGCAGAGGCTTTGCTATTGTATGACAAATCTTctagaaaacaacaaatggtgCCATCATGGAGGTTTAGCACAGCAGCTGTTTTGGAATAATGGCTGAACCTGAATCTGACAGACAGCTAGCTAAAAAGATAGTTTTTGCATGGTTCTGTTTGCTGAAAAGAAAAGGTAGATATTTGGTTATGTGGCACATATACATTTTGTGTATTTAGCACTTCCCTTTTTTGGGTCATAGCCTGAACTTAAAGCTACTACCAAAAGTAGCTCTTTGACTTTGAGggctagctaactagctaccAGGCTAGCAAGACAGTGATggtttgtagtctgtgtttaaaacattcaaaattaattttgacTGTATATACTGTTAGTCATACACATAGTTCATATTAATTATGTAGGCTTATTTTTTGATATGATTCAATCCCCAGTGGCATTTACACCATTAAAATGAAAcctgaatgaaacaaaaataaaatatttcatagCCTTGTTAGCCTGAAGTGTGTCATCAGAATAATTATAGTACACTAaataaaaattttttaaaatttatagAAAAGGTTAAAACAACTAATTTGCCAGCCATTATTTGTTAGCAGGAGTCTTGTGCAGGTTCTGGCCAATCAGAACTTCTGCTGCTCCTGTGTTTTGTtgagtaacactgaatgtaaacataactgtGTTTCTTTAAGAAAACTTCACGGTGGACCTTTAAATTTATGACCAGTGTCTTTAAAGGAAATTGATCATACAGTAGaaactgtaaatattaaagCAGGAATCAAAGGAATTGTGAGATGGAATAGcaaagtaaaattttaaattaatttagcaATTCCATTTTAAAGttcaatcattcattcataattttAAAAGAATAAGGAAATAGAAGCATTAATCAGCAAATGTCATtagattttttatttgtcagtaCTATCTGTACTTTGAATTTAttaatgtaacatttaaagGCAAATTTAATTATTCAATTTGTGGCtttagaaaatatataaatgttttaattgatCATAAGTCTGTAGTTATTCCAGTGACACATTCCAGACTCAACAGCTGACAGGATGACAACCAGTATGACCCATAGACACATCacgtcacatcacatcatcttcatcagttCTTAGCTCTGATGAGTTTGAGACTGAGAATCAAAGTAAAACAGAATCACGTTGAAAGGTAGTGAAAAGCATAAAAAGCTGAGTGAGATATCAGAGATCCTTGTGGATGACTGAAATTCACTGAGTATGGGGGGGTTCGTGTGAGAGCAGCTCGGTGTTTAGCCCTGTGGTAAAAAGGTCGAGGCTCAAGGTCTGGGAGTCACCCTGGGTCTTAGTTGCAGTTTGTCAGATGCGCTCCAGTGAACAGTGATAGCAGAGTCTCTAATGGTAAATCCCCAAACTGGCTGACGATGGTCTAGTGTGAGACTGTGTTGCGTATAAATTGAAAGATATAATCTACTTAATCACAGCAGGGCAGTAATGTCCCCATCACTACAATTATAGATTGAAAGTGGTTTTACTTGTAATTACAATTGGatcactgttgtttgtttgaataatgttgttttttaatactCTTCCCTTGTTTTAACCTTATATGAGTTCCTGACtgttttttatactgtatgactATATTTCTTTGCAATATTCAGGATCCTTTGGCTTCTGTTGGCATGTTGTTGTGGTTGTATAATGAGTGGTGTGATTCACCAAAGTATGCTGCCGTGCTGATGTTGAAATCATTTTTGTGCTTACCCTTGACGAGTACAACCATCACACCCACAGTTAATATCCTGAATGTGCTGAGAGACCTTGCATAATGTCTGGGATGACATTTATATCTAGAGGCAGCAGATCCACTGCAGTctgaaggtgtttctctgcCTCTTCACAGCTCACTACATGTTCACACCATTAATCTCCTTGcatgtgatatatttttttccccctccgtCTGCATGTTCCCTTTGCTATCTCTTTTTACTACCTTTGCACACTTCTATGTTTCCACTGCGGGCTGATTGCAGGGATatgctgtactgtacatgtcagAAATAGAAAAATCCGTGTAAAAACATGGTTTTCATGTTTGGTTGGGTTTTTCATTCCAGACCTTACAAGATATATGTCATGTGATGTCATATTGAGATACTTCCAGAGGATTCACAACAGCGTAAATGTTTCAGCAATACTGTAGAGCCTAAACTATTAGttatattaatttttaatacAGTCAACATGGCTTTCTAAAATCAAGGTTTATCCattttaaatgcacaaataaagtGGGAGTTTATTAGGATGAAATAGTCAAAAAGTCACCCCGTTCTTTCATTCATGTTCTAGTTTAAGGctgcattaatacatttttggccACCTGGTGGCAGAGTttaacaagctgtaaacacaacactgacatattatcatcttaATATTTTACTATGTTGAACatgttggcaaacagttgcctgtttacacatccagcaaacacagagcaaacattcatttggagtcatgtttgtgtccacttgaccaatgtaaatttaatattcactctccttttagctctgttttggtcttcaccaactcctgagaaaacatttagctctttagctgctaaatgctccactgtgctccccagctagtcgctaactacGGGCAACCCCTTGCACATTACACATAGCCATTGGACCCATagttaatataaaattattgattGCTGCTTTAATTTCAAAGAAGTCTAAAGGCCACATGAACACTTTTTATGCTCACAATGCCTCTGGGAGCTGTTGAAAGCCATTCTGAGAAGCACTCTTGCAGAGTAAAagaaagtggggaaaaaaacaaaaaaagtactGCAAGATTTCATCACAGAACGATCAGTGAGAGGATTTCTGTCTGCTGACTGGGACAGTTAGACACGTGATAGACTTTCAAAGAAGATTCACTGTAGTGATACAGGCTCTTACTGTCTTCTTACTTTGTgatttcatgaaaatgtgtttggttACTGTGTTGTCATAGCACATGTTGTCATTGGCCTGCAGaagcaaacatacagtagcaTTTAGTGGCACAAGTAGCAACAACCAGCGTTGTCCATTAAATCTCACTTTTATGTAAATCTATATGTGCCTGTATGTTTTATACACTTTTAAGATTCCAGCATCAATACCCGCCTCATGATTTCAGTGAAGTTGGTGAATTCAGGCatggaaacattttttccaggttacttaatgtggctgttttttgtttttttttttgacagtaacACACAGTGTAATGCTTTTCATCTGCTTGTTAACAATGATGATTCTTTGTGAATGaatcatttgttgttttattcatttgctGATGGCTGGTCAATGTGTCTCTTGCACTATAGTGTCATTGTTTTATGTGTCTTCAAGCTGTAGTAAAGAAATCTCTCTCTGTGAATCCTGTTACAAAGTGAGCAGTTACAAGGATGGATGTCATGGATCTTTTTCAAAGTACATGATGTTTTGCTAAAGCTACACAGAGTTGGGGTTTAACCTCAAAAAAGCCCACAAATTACTGACAAGTTAAACATACAATATTTTGAAGCAGTTTGTGATTGGCATTGACAGGTGCTATTTTTTGACACCCACCCCTGGCCTGTTTCTGTAGAGAAGCCCAAGGTCAAATGGAGACTTTGGAATTAAAGCCTGACTCTGACTGTCTCTTTGCTGCAGGGAGAAGTGGTGTCATATGACCCAGGAGGAGAGGGACGACAGCTCCAAAATCGATGAGAACATCGCCTTCGGCCAACTGGGGTGAGGAAGCCGCCACAGTGTTCTCTATGTACTAAAATATAGTGTAAAGTAGCGGCACGCAAAGCTCCAAGTCTTGAACAATTCAGGTGCACAGTTGTGGCAAGGATCAAACTCACAGATGTATCgtcttattatttattgtggacaataaataataagacGATACTTCTGTGAGtgctggtgttttgtttgtttctctatGTACTAAAACAAGAAGAACATGGAGCCTTTGGTTTGAAGCTGTGAAACAGTAAGAGCAGGTTGCTTTGGGAGGCCCCCTGGTGGTAAAACAGGTTATTGCTTGAAGGAGAGTAAGCATACGCACGTCACATAGGTGCAGGGTGATTAGAAAGCAGTatcaatgaaaaaaggaaacaccTGCACACTTACTCCTAGCTACAAAGTTTCATCTGGACTGAGAATGTTTGTTGTTCAGAATATTCAACTTTTATTTGTATTCACCTGCATTCATGTTTTGTACATGTGTGCTGCCAAATGGATTCTGAATTATTTTGGGATAtcattcatatcatattttcagtttattgaGGTTTTCCTAAGATTCCataaaaatgtactgtacactTTTATACACAAATTTAACAGGGATGGTAGTTTTTGTATTCTCCCATTTTATATTATCATTACTGTAACTTTTTGCTGTAGTATTTCAAAGAGGAAATGTATATTGTAGAGGgattcatatttttgtaaacCAGATTCCTCTGTATTGCTAACTTCCCTTAGACAAAAAAGAACACTTTGGATTGATTTCAGACCACAAATCTTCCACTTCCACTTTGAACTGATTTATTACAAAATattgtggggaaaaaacaagaaGTCAGTAAGTGTTAATACCACACTAACAAGTCCTGCATTCATGATTTTactttaaagctataatatttAACTATTCCGCATTAAATTATCTAAAAAcgactagacctatgttatatattttgttgagttatGTACTTatattatcccaaatgtttccaacaattttaaaacccagagaaatccgtaattttaatcaaggtaacagtctgtttcatttggtcacctgtcaatggcgtcataccccctctaccaaagagcatacacacacaagatgaTAATCATCTTGTGCTGATATACTCTTTGGCATGTGTCAGCGTTGTTGTTCTACgccacaatggcgtctaccaaagagtatatgcaTACAAGATAATGCGTTGGCGTTGTGGTTGTTGgacagaaactgtcataaattgactttcaCTCAATTGTAAGCCACATTtttaagataaactttttagatcttggtcgtttttaactgtatcttttaaccagaCGAtgaacgttagcagcagctcagctagcagcccctccTTATGTGTTCACCAAACAaagtcggagaaacactgatctTTTACCTGTTtgtacctgttttaatcaccgtgtctgtttgttctggagaggaggagacctctgtggttAATTTGGCTCCAGGTAAAAACATGCTGAgtgatgaacactgaaagaatCCTAACCAGGAGAaactggttgtttaacaatgaaaacaacaactccCACGAAGTCTGTCCCTTACAACAGctgtatgtctgtgtctgcAGATGACTATCAGCTTTcatgtaaatattgtatttttcgtggtaaagataaatattaaacaaatatagACCATGAAAcagaacataaacataaaatacaaatgcactgtatattaaatacaaaatgaataCTAGAgagattcatttattattggtCTACACTGTGTTTACTTTGACACATACTGAGATATCAAGTTTTTTGGAAAATTTTTAACCAGAGaatttatattttgtgtttgcaaTAATTTCCATTTGAGATGAATTtggttgtttgtgttatttcagGACATTCACTCATAATATGCTGGCATTTGGGCTCAGTAAGAAGCTCTGCAATGATTTCCTGAAGAAGCAGGCTGTCATTGGGAACCTGAATGAAGGTAAAGCATGAAAGAATGAGGAAGAGTGTCTCAGATCTGTCATGGATCTTGCATTCTTCAGCAAATGTAGTTCTTTGGTAGATGCAAAGCACTGCCAGCAGCTGTAGGGTCTCCTCAAGGTGGAGCTGTTCTGTCATTGTCAGATCAGGTCAGAGATTACTTACTAATATATTTAACTACAATACCCAAGAATCCTATAAGGTCCCATAGGGAATTCTCATTTTAACTATCCCGGCTGGTTTCAATTTCAAACAAAGTGACCAGAGAgggaaaaatgtaatgtttgtgaGTGCAGCTTTCTCTGGACAGAGTACTGTCACCGTTCACATAAACAGGACATTGTCCGTTTAGGCTATTCAgacatcattttttaaacatttcacaaagtgcagctttaaaagaaatatttgtgtgttttacctCTTTACAGAGCAGTACAAGTTGCTGACTGACCACATAGAGAAAATGGCGACAGAGTGAGTTTGAGGACGTCAGGCTGCATTTCAAAGTCTCCACATGACAGACTGACAGCCCACACATCAGCAGTTTCTTTTCAACTCAACATCACAGTGACCAAGTCTGCATTTGACTGTTGTCGCATTCGTGTGGTGCACTGCTGAAAAACACCATGACTTACTGTAGTGAACTGTGCCGTAGTTGTAGCAAACCCTGTTTATCCAACTTGGTAGTGCTCCTCTGCGCCCTATCTTGTATCCTATAACGCCTCTGTCCGTGACATGCTTCACAAAAACCAGAAGCATTCAGTGAAGCCATCCAGTATAAAACCTAACTAGCCTCAGTATGGTGTTAGACACTCTGGATTTACacgttttattcagtgtttccttgGTAACcatatttattacatgttaGTGTAACACATCTGACAGCATCTGTTCAAACACTTTACTAAGTATCATCTGGCTTTGTTACAGTTTGTATAAATGTCTATATATACAGTTCACAGCAGACTTGGGTATAATGATATATGGCAATAACTCATAGTATTTGAATATGCTGTTCAGGTGACATTGGATTAGTTTTTAATCAGAAAGCGATCACTGAATACTCTCTTATGCTCAT is drawn from Thunnus thynnus chromosome 5, fThuThy2.1, whole genome shotgun sequence and contains these coding sequences:
- the kiaa0513 gene encoding uncharacterized protein KIAA0513 homolog isoform X1, with product MEGVAVDNLIDFDLPSDATAHSVDGGQHQDHTDIFSPEPVSSMGVQQQPLLPEPMAPTKSSSHHHHHHHNHHQDEGENESDATESADSENDMDPPSHTWELRRSSSSSAHSGEEADAETVERRQFMKAYVEKVFHGKEDFDQEEKARFGELCSGENGKGREWFAKYVSAQRCHSKCVSEATFYRLVQSFAVVLFECYQMDDYSPAKNLMTMCFTYYYVGKSQPSPSELLDRGGPPAALDSYLNKANSWLSGKKDAAERLLKNTSKTDVKGFFGGLESKLRSSMATKTEDGESPVETKSKSPVSEAAEEKKGEKVYLYTHLKQQPIWHTLRFWNAAFFDAVHCERKKRSPTTRGTQDEEKDEREKWCHMTQEERDDSSKIDENIAFGQLGTFTHNMLAFGLSKKLCNDFLKKQAVIGNLNEEQYKLLTDHIEKMATE
- the kiaa0513 gene encoding uncharacterized protein KIAA0513 homolog isoform X2, translating into MEGVAVDNLIDFDLPSDATAHSVDGGQHQDHTDIFSPEPVSSMGVQQQPLLPEPMAPTKSSSHHHHHHHNHHQDEGENESDATESADSENDMDPPSHTWELRRSSSSSAHSGEEADAETVERRQFMKAYVEKVFHGKEDFDQEEKARFGELCSGENGKGREWFAKYVSAQRCHSKCVSEATFYRLVQSFAVVLFECYQMDDYSPAKNLMTMCFTYYYVGKSQPSPSELLDRGGPPAALDSYLNKANSWLSGKKDAAERLLKNTSKTDVKGFFGGLESKLRSSMATKTEDGESPVETKSKSPVSEAAEEKKGEKVYLYTHLKQQPIWHTLRFWNAAFFDAVHCERKKRSPTTREKWCHMTQEERDDSSKIDENIAFGQLGTFTHNMLAFGLSKKLCNDFLKKQAVIGNLNEEQYKLLTDHIEKMATE